The following coding sequences lie in one Kamptonema formosum PCC 6407 genomic window:
- the petA gene encoding cytochrome f — translation MPKIDLSAILRRTVGAIAKTTLVAIATLAFFITSDIALPQTASAYPFWAQQTAPATPREATGRIVCSNCHLGAKPTEVEVPQSVLPDTVFEAVVKIPYDLSAQQVTGDGSKGGLNVGAVLMLPEGFKIAPPERIPEEMKEKVGELYFQPYSETQENIVIIGPLPGEQYQEIVFPVLSPNPATDKSVHFGKYQIHVGGNRGRGQVYPTGEKTNNGVFNASVAGTISKISQPEDGGYQVTIQPVEGAAVVDTIPAGPELIVAEGQEVKAAQALTNNPNVGGFGQKDVEIVLQSAGRVQWLIAFFALVMLAQILLVLKKKQVEKVQAAEMNF, via the coding sequence ATGCCAAAAATTGATTTATCAGCGATATTGCGCCGCACTGTTGGGGCGATCGCTAAGACCACGCTAGTTGCGATCGCAACCCTAGCATTTTTCATCACCAGCGACATCGCACTACCTCAAACAGCATCCGCCTATCCCTTTTGGGCGCAGCAAACCGCACCCGCAACACCCCGCGAAGCAACTGGACGGATTGTTTGTTCTAACTGTCACCTCGGCGCTAAACCTACGGAAGTTGAAGTTCCCCAGTCTGTTTTGCCAGATACAGTTTTTGAAGCAGTTGTCAAAATTCCTTACGACCTTAGCGCACAACAAGTAACAGGCGATGGCAGCAAAGGCGGCCTCAATGTAGGCGCTGTCCTGATGTTACCCGAAGGTTTCAAGATTGCTCCTCCAGAAAGAATTCCAGAGGAAATGAAGGAAAAAGTTGGCGAACTTTACTTCCAACCTTACAGCGAAACCCAGGAAAATATCGTCATCATCGGGCCACTACCTGGCGAACAATATCAGGAAATAGTGTTCCCTGTTTTGTCTCCTAATCCAGCAACCGACAAATCCGTTCACTTCGGTAAATACCAGATTCACGTTGGCGGAAATCGCGGACGCGGACAGGTTTACCCAACTGGCGAAAAGACCAATAATGGTGTTTTCAATGCCTCTGTTGCGGGTACAATTTCTAAGATTTCCCAACCCGAAGATGGCGGTTATCAAGTAACAATTCAACCCGTAGAAGGCGCAGCAGTTGTAGATACAATTCCCGCTGGCCCTGAATTGATTGTTGCTGAAGGGCAAGAAGTGAAAGCAGCCCAAGCTTTGACTAACAACCCGAATGTAGGTGGATTCGGTCAGAAAGACGTTGAAATCGTCCTACAAAGTGCAGGTCGCGTTCAATGGCTGATTGCATTCTTTGCTCTTGTCATGCTAGCTCAAATTTTGCTAGTTCTGAAGAAGAAACAAGTCGAGAAAGTACAAGCTGCTGAAATGAATTTCTAA
- a CDS encoding carbon dioxide-concentrating mechanism protein CcmK has translation MGMAVGMIEVLGLPSAVEAADSMVKAARVTLVRYEKITRGYWTVIVRGDVSEVQAAVAAGIEGVKKVHGGELLSYHIIARPHENLDYVLPIGFTPEVEQFRM, from the coding sequence ATGGGAATGGCAGTTGGCATGATTGAAGTCCTTGGACTTCCCTCTGCCGTAGAAGCCGCAGACTCAATGGTTAAAGCGGCCCGTGTCACGTTAGTTCGGTATGAAAAAATTACGCGCGGTTACTGGACAGTCATAGTCCGGGGCGATGTCTCCGAGGTACAAGCTGCTGTAGCGGCTGGAATTGAAGGAGTCAAAAAAGTTCATGGTGGGGAATTGTTATCATACCACATCATCGCTCGTCCCCATGAAAATCTAGATTACGTTTTACCGATCGGCTTTACTCCAGAAGTCGAACAATTTAGAATGTAG
- a CDS encoding alpha/beta fold hydrolase, whose product MSLDKQIIKVGNLEWFYREAKPINESNLPPVVLLHGLPSQSHTWTAIMPDLATFGFRAIAPDWIGFGSSAKPDKLDFAYTPDTFVTAFAEFIETLEIERFYLVVQGFLGSVGIQYALRHPDKIERLAILNAPISIESRLPWKIQQLGLPFVGDMIVQDPLLVDRTLESGCRYPISDKDLDVYRRPFLKSSQAGRSLLATVRNLQLSESMAEIETGLKEWKRPTLILWGTGDPWINIDQAKNSVKSIPNGELVKLEGAAHYPQEHWSEKISNALLSFLRRKEI is encoded by the coding sequence GTGTCACTTGATAAACAGATAATTAAAGTAGGAAACCTAGAATGGTTTTATCGGGAAGCAAAACCGATTAACGAATCCAATCTTCCCCCAGTGGTGCTACTGCACGGATTACCTTCTCAAAGCCATACCTGGACTGCTATCATGCCAGATTTAGCAACATTTGGGTTTCGCGCGATCGCGCCAGACTGGATCGGTTTTGGCTCATCAGCAAAACCCGATAAACTCGACTTTGCTTATACACCCGATACCTTTGTTACCGCCTTTGCAGAATTTATTGAAACCCTAGAAATCGAGCGGTTCTACTTAGTTGTCCAAGGATTTTTAGGTTCCGTCGGTATCCAATACGCCTTACGTCATCCCGATAAAATTGAGCGCTTAGCTATACTCAATGCACCCATTTCTATCGAATCAAGATTACCTTGGAAAATTCAACAATTGGGTCTACCTTTTGTCGGCGACATGATCGTACAAGACCCCCTTTTAGTTGACAGAACTCTAGAAAGTGGTTGCCGTTACCCCATATCTGATAAAGATTTAGATGTCTATCGCCGCCCCTTTTTGAAAAGTTCCCAAGCGGGACGATCCCTATTAGCAACTGTGCGAAATCTCCAGTTATCAGAGTCAATGGCAGAAATTGAAACTGGGTTAAAAGAATGGAAGCGACCAACTTTAATTCTCTGGGGAACAGGAGATCCCTGGATTAATATCGACCAGGCAAAAAATTCAGTTAAATCTATACCAAATGGAGAATTAGTTAAACTAGAAGGAGCCGCCCATTACCCTCAAGAACATTGGTCTGAAAAAATTAGCAATGCTCTCTTATCTTTTCTACGTAGAAAAGAGATATAG
- a CDS encoding response regulator transcription factor, with protein sequence MRILLVEDDSQLIASLTEALVAQRYIVDSARDGESAWDKTQGFVYDLILTDVTLPKLNGIGLCERLRDRGYLSPILMLTARDTSLDKVIGLDAGADVYMVKPFQLQELLAQIRALLRRGQSGMSPILRSGNLSLDPASYEVIYERSPIHLTPKEFALLEALLRYGKRVLSRSAIIEQVWTWQESPEEDTIKTYIKNLRAKLKAAGAPKDLIETVHGVGYRLKSLDRV encoded by the coding sequence ATGCGGATTCTATTAGTAGAAGACGACAGCCAATTGATAGCTTCTCTGACTGAAGCACTTGTGGCACAGCGGTACATTGTAGACTCAGCTAGAGATGGTGAGTCAGCATGGGATAAGACCCAGGGATTCGTTTACGACTTGATTTTAACCGATGTCACCCTACCGAAGTTAAATGGTATTGGTCTATGCGAGCGATTGCGCGATCGCGGCTATCTCTCTCCCATTCTCATGCTCACTGCTCGCGATACCAGCCTTGATAAAGTGATTGGACTCGATGCAGGAGCAGATGTCTATATGGTTAAACCCTTTCAATTACAGGAGTTGCTAGCTCAAATTCGGGCTTTGCTTCGTCGCGGACAGTCGGGAATGTCGCCGATATTAAGATCGGGTAATCTGTCTCTAGATCCTGCTAGCTATGAAGTCATCTACGAGCGATCGCCTATTCACCTCACACCAAAAGAATTTGCTCTGTTAGAGGCTTTATTACGATATGGCAAGCGGGTTTTGAGTCGATCCGCGATTATCGAACAGGTTTGGACATGGCAAGAGTCTCCAGAAGAAGACACCATCAAGACTTACATCAAGAATTTGCGGGCAAAACTCAAAGCCGCAGGAGCTCCAAAAGACTTAATTGAAACTGTTCACGGTGTTGGCTACCGTTTGAAAAGTTTAGATCGAGTTTAG
- a CDS encoding GNAT family N-acetyltransferase yields MTNSFKYSIRPLTQEDEPFLWQMLYEAAHLAEEGESTVEAVRNHPLIAKYVKNWGRKNDFGFLAWELTNHQPVGAVWARLFTGEKQGLGYIDDVTPELAIAVLPQHRGKGIGRQLLVSLLAAAKLSYPSISLSVRSSNLDAIHLYKELGFAMIEGSETINRVGGISFTMKLSFC; encoded by the coding sequence ATGACTAATAGTTTCAAATATTCTATTCGCCCGTTAACTCAAGAAGACGAGCCTTTTTTGTGGCAAATGCTCTATGAAGCTGCCCATTTAGCAGAAGAAGGTGAATCAACAGTCGAAGCTGTGAGGAATCATCCTCTAATTGCCAAATATGTCAAAAATTGGGGGCGGAAAAACGATTTCGGCTTTCTGGCTTGGGAATTAACCAACCACCAGCCAGTAGGGGCGGTATGGGCGCGTTTGTTTACAGGAGAAAAGCAAGGATTAGGCTACATTGACGATGTTACCCCAGAATTAGCGATCGCAGTTCTTCCCCAACATCGAGGTAAAGGCATAGGAAGACAGTTACTCGTTAGTTTGTTAGCAGCGGCAAAACTCTCTTACCCCTCAATCTCTTTAAGTGTCAGAAGCTCAAATCTAGACGCAATCCACCTGTACAAAGAATTAGGATTTGCAATGATAGAGGGAAGTGAAACTATTAACCGAGTCGGCGGTATATCTTTTACTATGAAACTAAGTTTTTGTTAA
- a CDS encoding Uma2 family endonuclease, which translates to MLVQTQQQTYTPEEYRQLEETAEFRSEYHEGEILPMSGGTINHNRITRNLVGVFGNLFQGKPYEVFMNNLRLWIPRHQRGVYPDVMVIEGQPLFTEGRQDEVLNPLLIVEVLSKSTKGFDREDKFRFYRSIPQFCEYVLIDQYEFLVEQFLKTESGQWLFQDYEGDAATVSFTSVGIEMSISDIYERVIFESKEKS; encoded by the coding sequence ATGCTAGTTCAAACACAGCAGCAAACTTACACTCCAGAGGAATATCGGCAGTTAGAAGAAACAGCCGAGTTCCGAAGTGAATATCACGAGGGAGAAATTTTACCTATGTCAGGTGGCACTATAAATCATAACCGGATTACACGCAATCTGGTCGGAGTTTTTGGCAACTTGTTTCAGGGAAAACCCTATGAAGTTTTTATGAATAATTTACGGTTATGGATTCCTCGGCATCAGCGAGGGGTTTATCCAGATGTGATGGTAATTGAAGGACAGCCACTTTTCACCGAAGGACGGCAAGATGAGGTACTTAATCCCTTATTAATAGTAGAAGTGCTCTCGAAGTCTACGAAAGGTTTTGATAGAGAAGATAAATTTCGATTCTATCGCTCAATTCCTCAATTCTGTGAGTATGTTTTAATTGACCAATATGAGTTTTTAGTTGAGCAGTTTCTTAAGACTGAATCGGGGCAATGGTTATTTCAAGATTATGAGGGGGATGCGGCTACAGTTTCCTTTACTTCAGTAGGAATTGAGATGTCAATAAGCGATATTTATGAAAGAGTAATATTTGAGTCAAAGGAAAAAAGCTAG
- a CDS encoding TetR/AcrR family transcriptional regulator, with translation MRIFNQSPPSETETRKRILQAAQRLFACKGYEGTTTASLAQAAGVAEGTLFRHFPNKKAILIEVATNGWVEILTDLLTELSEMASYKAVAQVMRRRMLNVRDNADMMRVCFMEAQFHPELRDRIQAEVIGKMTDVAEAFFQTAMDRGVYRQMNPKIVAQVFLGMFAIAGFSQDTLLEPGASPQAIQEMAEGLADIFLNGVLIEEKG, from the coding sequence ATGCGAATTTTTAATCAGTCCCCTCCTTCAGAAACAGAGACGCGAAAGCGGATTTTGCAAGCAGCACAACGTTTATTTGCCTGCAAAGGCTACGAAGGTACTACAACTGCTTCTTTAGCACAGGCGGCGGGTGTGGCGGAGGGTACGCTATTTCGGCATTTTCCCAATAAAAAGGCAATTTTGATCGAGGTAGCAACTAATGGCTGGGTAGAAATTTTGACTGATTTACTGACAGAATTGAGCGAGATGGCTAGTTATAAAGCTGTGGCTCAAGTGATGCGGCGGCGGATGCTAAATGTCCGAGATAATGCGGATATGATGCGAGTATGTTTTATGGAAGCACAGTTTCACCCAGAGTTGCGCGATCGCATTCAAGCAGAAGTGATTGGAAAAATGACAGATGTGGCTGAGGCTTTCTTCCAAACGGCGATGGATAGGGGAGTTTATCGGCAGATGAATCCTAAAATTGTAGCTCAGGTATTTTTGGGAATGTTTGCGATCGCAGGCTTCAGTCAAGATACTCTTTTAGAACCCGGTGCTTCTCCTCAAGCAATACAAGAAATGGCAGAAGGATTAGCAGATATTTTCCTCAATGGTGTTTTGATCGAAGAGAAAGGGTGA
- a CDS encoding CHASE domain-containing sensor histidine kinase, which produces MPKAFLHHRIALILTLSLGIGLSVLATIFVSRWETSNRQFRFQRQIENLATALQRSLNRYTDMLSFLDDYYAVVKFQVDRQEFGNFVRRTLKTYPGIQALEWAPIVGEKERFTYERKIQLEGYPTFQITELGKDKALVKAANRPYYLPVTYVEPFIGNESALGYDLNSNITRAIAINQARDTGKITATGRIKLVQEKRDQFSFLVFLPLYKNHQAPNSLTLRRQNLTGFLLGVFRLSDVVEESLKDLQYDEINFTVYDRSSNPGQQFLGRYDAAYKQVTTLEDNSQFNLIKSSLCPSAEKCTQTLTVGQRQWSIAFSPSVNYPIETQYSAIITLIGGLLITSTLALLLHNLNRELERTKSLSELRFSFFSMASHELRTPLTTILLSSESLQINHNQLTEEQKQKNIQRINLTAKRMSQQITDLLMLTRAEVRQLEFHPQLLDLEPFCQQLIDEMQIDVSQVIEFTSNCQNTRAFLDKNLLRSLLTNLLSNAAKYSPADAKIQFTLNCNANTAIFQICDRGIGILTADKIRILEPFYRGSNVGEITGTGLGLAVVKTCVELHRGEWNIESQEGQGTTVMVRLPLE; this is translated from the coding sequence ATGCCAAAAGCTTTTCTTCATCACCGAATTGCCTTGATTTTGACCCTAAGTTTAGGCATAGGATTGTCAGTTTTAGCTACCATTTTTGTTAGCAGATGGGAGACATCGAATCGGCAATTCCGGTTTCAAAGGCAGATTGAAAATTTGGCTACAGCCCTCCAGCGTAGCCTCAACCGATATACTGATATGCTATCATTTCTTGATGATTATTATGCAGTAGTCAAATTTCAAGTAGATCGTCAAGAGTTTGGAAATTTTGTTAGAAGAACGCTCAAGACTTATCCAGGTATTCAAGCACTAGAATGGGCTCCCATCGTGGGAGAAAAAGAACGTTTTACCTACGAAAGAAAGATCCAGTTAGAAGGTTATCCTACTTTCCAAATTACTGAACTAGGCAAAGATAAAGCCTTAGTTAAAGCCGCTAATCGACCCTATTATTTACCTGTCACCTACGTAGAGCCGTTTATAGGAAATGAATCCGCCTTGGGATACGATCTTAACTCAAATATCACCCGCGCAATCGCAATCAATCAAGCAAGAGATACAGGCAAAATCACGGCCACTGGACGCATTAAATTAGTTCAAGAAAAACGCGATCAATTTAGCTTTTTAGTGTTTTTGCCACTTTATAAAAATCATCAAGCTCCAAATTCTCTTACGCTTCGTCGCCAGAATTTAACTGGCTTCTTACTAGGTGTATTTCGCCTATCAGATGTAGTTGAAGAATCCTTAAAAGATTTGCAATACGACGAGATTAACTTTACAGTATACGACCGGAGTTCTAATCCGGGACAGCAATTTCTAGGACGCTATGATGCTGCTTATAAACAAGTGACAACGCTTGAAGACAACTCACAATTTAATTTAATTAAGTCTTCTCTCTGTCCATCTGCTGAAAAATGTACGCAGACTTTAACCGTAGGACAGCGACAGTGGTCAATTGCTTTTTCACCCTCCGTTAATTATCCCATTGAAACGCAATATAGCGCGATAATTACCTTAATTGGCGGGTTATTAATTACTAGCACTTTAGCGCTCTTATTACATAACTTAAATCGGGAATTAGAACGAACTAAAAGTTTGAGTGAATTAAGATTTAGCTTTTTCTCAATGGCATCCCATGAACTGCGAACGCCGTTAACCACTATTTTACTTTCTAGTGAATCTTTGCAAATTAACCATAATCAACTAACTGAAGAACAGAAACAGAAAAATATTCAGCGGATTAATTTGACTGCAAAGCGGATGAGTCAGCAGATTACAGATTTATTAATGTTAACACGGGCAGAGGTTAGGCAACTAGAATTTCATCCCCAATTATTGGATCTAGAACCTTTTTGTCAACAACTTATAGATGAGATGCAAATTGATGTTAGTCAGGTTATTGAATTTACGAGTAATTGTCAAAATACTAGAGCATTTTTAGACAAAAACTTGTTGCGATCTTTACTTACTAACTTACTCTCAAATGCAGCAAAATATTCACCTGCTGATGCTAAGATTCAATTTACTTTAAACTGTAATGCAAATACGGCAATTTTTCAAATATGCGATCGCGGTATTGGCATTCTCACGGCAGATAAAATTAGAATTTTGGAACCATTTTATCGAGGTAGCAATGTCGGAGAAATAACCGGAACTGGTTTAGGGTTAGCAGTGGTAAAAACTTGTGTAGAATTACACCGAGGGGAATGGAATATTGAGAGTCAGGAAGGTCAAGGAACAACTGTGATGGTACGATTACCGTTGGAATAA
- a CDS encoding DUF3067 family protein: MTGQDLRQLLLDKWGKSYDIQLRRTRGKIFVQVMWKYLEQASFPMAEADYMEHLDAIATYLHGWGSTEQVREYIVTTRDRPRLGKAVSIPLDLGERASEWLL, translated from the coding sequence ATGACGGGCCAGGATTTACGCCAGCTATTGCTGGATAAGTGGGGAAAATCTTACGATATCCAACTGCGGCGGACGCGGGGCAAGATTTTTGTGCAAGTCATGTGGAAATACCTGGAACAGGCTTCTTTTCCGATGGCGGAGGCGGATTATATGGAGCATTTGGACGCGATCGCGACTTACCTGCACGGTTGGGGTAGTACAGAACAAGTTAGGGAGTATATTGTCACAACTCGCGATCGCCCGCGTCTTGGTAAGGCCGTCAGCATCCCTCTAGATTTAGGCGAAAGAGCCTCTGAATGGTTGTTATAG
- a CDS encoding ABC transporter ATP-binding protein — translation MLVNPVTSPNIAPPEHFISVQGLCKSFAGQPLYEDFNLDLPNNQLVSIFGPNGCGKSTLINMISGLIPIDRGEIRIHGKPIRRAKIGYVFQNYRDSMFPWMSAYDNIAYPLRVKGVPEQECRDRVERLIDTFNIRLDLKRYPYNFSGGQQQLVSILRALVADPEVLFLDEPFSALDFETTLFVRDKLQEIFMATGIPMLMVVHNLEEAVFLADTVLLLSKRPTHLVEAVPFTVSRPRTPDTLTSPEFIEVSRYCLEIFRQEMRK, via the coding sequence ATGCTTGTAAATCCTGTCACTAGCCCGAATATTGCGCCACCAGAACACTTTATTTCTGTACAAGGATTATGTAAATCCTTTGCAGGACAACCGCTTTACGAAGACTTTAACCTCGATTTACCCAACAATCAATTAGTTTCAATTTTTGGCCCCAATGGCTGCGGTAAATCCACCCTAATTAACATGATTAGCGGCTTGATTCCCATCGATCGCGGGGAGATTCGGATTCATGGTAAACCAATTCGCCGGGCCAAAATTGGCTATGTGTTTCAAAACTATCGGGATTCAATGTTTCCCTGGATGAGTGCCTATGACAATATCGCCTATCCGCTGCGAGTTAAGGGAGTACCAGAACAGGAATGTCGCGATCGCGTCGAACGCCTAATCGACACCTTTAATATTCGCCTTGACCTCAAACGTTATCCCTACAATTTCTCCGGTGGACAGCAACAATTAGTTTCCATTTTGCGGGCGCTAGTTGCCGATCCAGAAGTTCTTTTTCTCGATGAACCCTTTTCCGCCTTGGACTTTGAAACCACCCTATTTGTGCGCGATAAACTCCAAGAAATTTTCATGGCCACTGGCATTCCGATGTTAATGGTAGTTCACAACTTAGAAGAAGCAGTATTTCTAGCAGATACAGTTCTACTTTTAAGTAAACGTCCAACTCATTTAGTGGAAGCAGTACCATTTACTGTTTCTCGTCCGCGTACCCCCGATACACTTACCTCTCCCGAATTCATTGAAGTCAGCCGTTACTGTTTAGAAATCTTTCGTCAGGAGATGCGGAAATGA
- a CDS encoding ABC transporter substrate-binding protein, protein MKIRRRYFLQLSAGSAIAIAAHGCTQSQTQTTTTTSSSENPGKISIGFWPVASGLPLFVAEKKGYFKEAGLDVEAVKFASPNQVAEALIAGRLQGTGNGVASGVLGLSEITSPGLFKIIAANPSNVDYKLDQVIVGKNSSIQAIADLKDKKFATGPGAQNLAIAQAILAAAGVTNPQVQQIEIRQHIAAIESGQIDAAYTLEPTGTVGEVKGLTRILENGVVSKYILGDPKAPWFGGAAVLSSKFIQQYPATTKTYTEAYRRAIEDIRKNPDQVRQYMVGYTSIEGDLVQKVPMIGYTMYNEFKPEDVTYFQKFFNFMTDKKVFSKPLDVASLLYKPV, encoded by the coding sequence ATGAAAATTAGGAGACGGTATTTTCTTCAGTTGAGTGCAGGTAGCGCGATCGCGATCGCGGCTCACGGATGCACTCAATCTCAAACTCAGACAACCACTACCACCAGCAGTTCAGAGAATCCCGGTAAAATTTCGATTGGATTCTGGCCCGTCGCCTCTGGATTACCCTTATTTGTAGCCGAGAAAAAGGGTTATTTCAAAGAAGCCGGCTTAGACGTAGAAGCAGTCAAATTTGCTTCACCCAACCAAGTCGCCGAAGCATTAATTGCTGGAAGGCTTCAGGGAACAGGCAATGGAGTTGCTAGCGGTGTTTTGGGACTTTCAGAAATCACATCACCGGGATTATTCAAAATCATTGCTGCCAACCCCAGCAACGTTGACTACAAACTCGATCAAGTGATTGTGGGCAAAAATAGCTCAATTCAGGCGATCGCGGATTTAAAAGACAAAAAGTTTGCCACAGGGCCAGGAGCACAGAATTTAGCGATCGCGCAGGCAATCTTGGCAGCCGCAGGAGTTACTAATCCCCAAGTACAGCAAATAGAAATTCGGCAACACATAGCCGCGATCGAATCGGGACAAATTGATGCAGCTTACACCCTAGAACCAACAGGTACAGTTGGCGAAGTTAAAGGCCTTACCCGCATTCTGGAAAATGGAGTTGTTTCCAAATACATTTTAGGCGATCCCAAAGCTCCTTGGTTTGGTGGTGCAGCCGTACTAAGTAGCAAATTTATTCAGCAATATCCCGCTACAACCAAAACCTACACAGAAGCCTATCGCCGCGCCATTGAAGATATTAGGAAGAATCCCGATCAAGTCCGTCAATATATGGTCGGCTACACCTCCATCGAAGGCGATTTAGTGCAGAAAGTGCCGATGATAGGATACACGATGTACAACGAATTTAAGCCGGAAGACGTGACATACTTCCAAAAATTCTTCAATTTTATGACTGATAAAAAAGTTTTCTCAAAACCACTTGATGTTGCTAGCTTGTTGTACAAACCTGTGTAA
- a CDS encoding ABC transporter permease — protein sequence MNTSSVPSSNIDVQKFSFDRFLPFIGVLVLFGVWWLISISGFVNPVLLPTPFATLGTLIAGMFTGVMLPDFIATVLRTFSAFLMAGIIGVPVGVALGSSEKVYRSVEFLIDFFRSTPASALIPMFILFFGVSDFSKVVIAAFSAFLLIVFNSAYGVINAKQSRILAAKVMGANRWRIFKDVLLLESLPQTFIGLRSGISISLVIVIVAEMFIGTEQGLGKRIIDAQQVLNVKDMYASILVTGILGYFLNMLFLIVEKRFIHWSGK from the coding sequence ATGAATACTTCTAGCGTACCTTCCTCTAATATTGACGTTCAAAAATTTTCCTTCGATCGCTTTTTGCCATTCATCGGAGTATTGGTACTTTTTGGTGTCTGGTGGTTAATTTCTATCTCTGGTTTTGTCAATCCAGTGCTATTACCTACGCCTTTTGCTACTCTCGGTACGCTGATTGCGGGAATGTTTACAGGCGTAATGTTACCTGATTTTATCGCTACGGTGTTACGAACTTTTAGCGCTTTTTTGATGGCTGGTATTATCGGAGTCCCCGTTGGTGTGGCTTTGGGTAGTTCTGAAAAAGTTTATCGCAGTGTCGAATTTTTAATTGATTTTTTCCGTTCTACACCAGCAAGTGCTCTGATTCCGATGTTCATTCTCTTTTTTGGAGTCAGCGATTTTTCTAAAGTAGTAATTGCTGCTTTTAGCGCGTTTTTACTGATTGTATTTAACAGCGCTTATGGGGTGATTAATGCTAAGCAATCGCGGATTCTGGCAGCAAAAGTAATGGGGGCAAACCGTTGGCGAATTTTCAAAGATGTTTTACTGTTGGAAAGTTTGCCTCAAACCTTTATTGGTTTGCGTAGCGGTATCAGTATTTCCCTGGTAATTGTGATTGTGGCGGAGATGTTTATCGGTACGGAACAAGGCTTAGGCAAACGGATTATTGATGCTCAACAAGTACTCAATGTCAAGGATATGTATGCCTCGATTTTAGTCACCGGAATTTTAGGCTATTTCCTGAATATGCTGTTTCTAATTGTAGAGAAACGGTTTATTCATTGGAGTGGCAAGTAG
- the petC gene encoding cytochrome b6-f complex iron-sulfur subunit, with translation MAQISAHNPDVPDMGRRQFMNLLTFGTVTGVALGALYPVVKYFIPPSSGGTGGGLTAKDKLGNDIVVSKFLAEHAVGDRVLAQGLKGDPTYIVVDKEQSLAEYGINAVCTHLGCVVPWNASENKFICPCHGSQYNNEGKVVRGPAPLSLALAHATVADDKLTFTPWKETDFRTGEAPWWS, from the coding sequence ATGGCTCAAATTTCTGCTCACAATCCAGATGTCCCTGATATGGGTCGTCGTCAATTTATGAATTTGCTAACGTTCGGAACCGTAACGGGCGTAGCACTGGGCGCACTCTATCCTGTTGTCAAGTATTTTATCCCGCCATCTAGCGGTGGTACTGGCGGTGGCTTAACTGCGAAGGACAAGCTAGGCAATGATATCGTTGTCAGCAAGTTTTTGGCAGAACACGCCGTAGGCGATCGCGTTTTAGCACAAGGCCTCAAAGGCGACCCCACCTATATTGTGGTGGACAAAGAACAAAGTCTTGCCGAGTACGGAATCAACGCAGTCTGTACCCACTTAGGCTGTGTAGTGCCTTGGAATGCCAGCGAGAACAAATTTATTTGTCCCTGTCACGGTTCCCAATACAACAACGAAGGGAAAGTTGTGCGCGGCCCTGCACCATTATCTTTAGCCTTAGCTCACGCTACTGTCGCAGATGATAAGCTAACCTTTACCCCTTGGAAAGAAACAGACTTCCGCACTGGCGAAGCCCCTTGGTGGTCTTAG